The following DNA comes from Pseudomonas sp. MYb118.
CGATGAGGATGTTCGAGCCAAAGGCCGGGGTGTCGGAGTAGAGGTTGCCGAACAGGCTGGAAAACAGCGCGCCAAAGTCGTCGGCGAGCAGGTTATCGGAACGCAGGATGATCTTCTGGCGGGTTGTGGCGGGATACACCTTGGATGGCACCTTGGGTTGGGGGCTCTTGGGAGTCGCGGGCGAACGCTAGCAACCGGCAATGACAGGCGTATGACGGATGGGAAAGAAGCTGAACCCCTCGTTGTTCTTGCGCAATCCAATCGAATACTTGCCTGATCCTATGAACATGCAGGGTGATAGATAGGAAAGCCGATGGTCCAAGGCTACAGTCTGGCTATCAGGAGTCCGTCACCATGAGCCATGTCAGTCCCCGCCAGGCATCGTCGCTGGCCTCGAACATCGACCCGCGTGTCAGTCAGGCGGGGGACTTTGCGACGTCGATTCCCGGGCTGTCGCTGTTTCGTCGCGACCAGCCGGTGGAGCCGGCCGTGTGCATGGTCGAGCCGAGTCTGATTCTGGTGGCCCGTGGCGAGAAGCGTTTGTGGGTAGGCGGTGAGGGATATCGCTACGACAGCGCAGGCTTTCTGATCACCTCTCTGGATCTGCCGGCCAATTCCGAGGTGATGGCCGCCAGTACCGGGGAGCCCTGTGTCGGGCTGGTGCTGAAACTGGATGTGCCGATGCTTGCGGAGGTCATCGCCAAGGGCGGCATGCCGGCAACCCGTAGCCGTACGATCGACAAGGGCGTCGGCTTCGGCACCATGACTGCGGCGTTGGAAGAGGCGCTCAATCGCCTGCTGACGCTGCTCGATGAGCCGGAGGCGATCCCGGTGCTCGCGCCGTTGATCCTGCGCGAAGTTCATTACCGCTTGCTGCGCAGCGATCAGGCCGCCCGTTTGCGCCAGATTACCGCCGTGGATGGCCAGGGTTATCGGATTGCCAAGGCCATCGACTGGCTCAAGCTCAACTACAGCATTCCTTTACGGATCGACGAATTGGCGGCCCGGGTGCAAATGAGTCCGCCGACCTTTCACCATCATTTTCGTCAACTCACGGCCATGAGTCCT
Coding sequences within:
- a CDS encoding AraC family transcriptional regulator N-terminal domain-containing protein, which produces MSHVSPRQASSLASNIDPRVSQAGDFATSIPGLSLFRRDQPVEPAVCMVEPSLILVARGEKRLWVGGEGYRYDSAGFLITSLDLPANSEVMAASTGEPCVGLVLKLDVPMLAEVIAKGGMPATRSRTIDKGVGFGTMTAALEEALNRLLTLLDEPEAIPVLAPLILREVHYRLLRSDQAARLRQITAVDGQGYRIAKAIDWLKLNYSIPLRIDELAARVQMSPPTFHHHFRQLTAMSPLQYQKWLRLNEARRLMLSERLDVSRAAFAVGYESPSQFSREYGRMFGSAPRNDIATLRGQPETL